In Candidatus Eisenbacteria bacterium, the genomic stretch ACGATCCAACGGCGCATCGGTACGGCCTCCTGAGCGTGGGTTGAACCGGGTCGAGAGGAAGGGACCACCGGGGGGCGACGATCGGCACGCAGTCTAGCGCATCGTGCGGGATTGAGACAGCGAATCGGCCGCGGGCACCATGCCGTGAGGAGCGGCCGGAAGGTCCACCGCGGCCCGGCCGGCTCCCGACGACCTGTGCTACCATGCGCCCATCCCCGCCGGCGCGCCTGGCTCCGCGCCCGGATCCCACTCACCCAACGGAGGCTCAGGCTTTCATGCGACGTGTCACCTTCCGGCTGCTACTGCCTGCGGTTCTTGTGCTTGCCCTGTCGGGCGTGTCCCAGTCCCCGGCCTGCGCCGACGCGCGTCCCCGCGACATCATGGACGCCGCCGAGTTGCGCCTGGCGCTCTCCAAGCTGCGGGTGGTGGGCAGCGTGCTGTTCGTGGCCGCGCATCCCGACGACGAGAACACCGCGCTCCTGGCGTACCTGTCCCGGGAGCGTAAGATGCGCACCGGCTACCTCTCGTGCACCCGCGGCGACGGCGGGCAGAACCTGCTGGGCACGGAGACCGGCTCGCTGCTCGGCGTCATCCGCACCCAGGAACTGCTGGCCGCGCGGCGGGTGGACGGCGCGGAGCAGTTCTTCACCCGCGCGGTGGACTTCGGGTATTCGAAGAGCCCCGAGGAGACGCTCCGGATCTGGGGCCATGACAGCGTGCTCGCCGACATGGTGTGGGTGATCCGCACCTTCCGCCCCGACGTCATCATCGCCCGCTTCCCCGCCACCGGCGAGGGCGGGCACGGGCACCACACCGCCTCGGGCATCCTCACGGGCGAGGCGTTCGAAGCCGCGGCCGACCCCTCCCGCTTCCCCGACCAGCTGCGATTCACCGGCGCGTGGCGCGCGAAGCGGCTGTTCTGGAACGCGTGGACCCCCGGCAGCCGGGACAAGGCCGACCTGCGCGAGGCGCGCTATCTCTCGCTCGACGTGGGCGCGTACAGCCCGCTGCTGGGAAAGTCCTACAGCGAGATCGCCGCGGAGAGCCGCAGCCAGCACAAGAGCCAGGGCTTCGGCTCCGCCGAGCGCCGGGGGAGCCTGCCGGTGTCCTTCTACCCGCTGGCCGGTGACACCGCCTCGGCGCGCGACATCCTGGACGGCGTGGACCTGACCTGGAAGCGCATCCCGGGGGGCGATGCGGTGGACGCGGCCCTGGCGGACGCGGAGCGCGCCTTCGACCCCGCGAAGCCCGCCGCGGCGCTGCCCGCCCTGCTGCGGGCCCGCGCGGCGATGGGCCGGCTGCCCTCCGAGCCGCTGGTGGACGCGAAGCGCCGCGAACTCCTGGAGGTCATCCGCTCCTGCGCGGGGCTGTGGCTGGAGGCCGTGGCCACCGAGAGCGAGGTCCCCGCGGGCGAGTCCTTCACCGTGCGCGTCTCGGCGCTCAACCGCTCCGAGTTTCCGCTCAAGCTCGAGCGGGTCGAAGCCCTGTCGGGCGCCGACACGCTGACCCTGGTGACGGGCTCGGCGGCGCTGGGCGCGCCACTGGCGTTCAACCGGCCGGCGCAACTGGAGGAGCGGATCGCGCTTCCGGCCGCCGCCGCCCACTCGGAGCCCTACTGGCTGGGAGAAGCTCCCAGTCCCGGGCTCTTCCACGTGGGAGACCCGCGCAAGATCGGTTCTCCGGAGAACCTCCCGGCGGTGACCCTGGGACTGGTGCTGTCCGCGGGAGCCGACACGCTGAACTTCCCGGTGCCGGTGGTGTACCGCTGGACCGACCCGGTGGCTGGCGAGCGCTACCGCCCCTTCTCGATCGTGCCGCGCGTGACGCTGCGGCTCGACCGCGGCGTGTACGTGTTCCCGGACCGCGATCCCAGGGAAGTCCGCGTCACGGCTCGCGACGCCGGCCGCGGCTCGGCCGGCCGCGTGAGCCTGGCGCTGCCCTCCGGCTGGAAGTCCGATCCGGCTTCGGTGGAGGTGAAGCTCTCGAAGCTGGCGCCCGAACAGGAGTGCCTCTTCACGGTCACCCCCAACGGCACACCCGCCAGCGGCGCGCTGGGAGCGGTGCTGGAATCGCCGGCGGGACGGGAGACTCACGGGCGGGTGGTGATCGACTATCCGCACATTCCCACGCAGGTGGTGTTCCCCCAGGCGGAGGCGCGCTTCGTGCGCCTGGACCTGGCTACCGCGGGCAGCAGCGTGGCCTACATCATGGGCTCGGGTGACCAGGTGCCCGAGGTGCTTTCGCAGCTCGGCTACCGCGTGAGCCTGCTCAGCGACGCGGACGTGGAGACCGGAGACCTGTCGGTCTTCGACGCCGTGGTGACCGGGGTGCGCGCTTACAACACCCGGCCCCGGCTGCGTATCCTGCAGCCACGGTTGCTGGAGTACGTCCGCCAGGGCGGCACGCTGCTGGTGCAGTACTGCACCGCCGACGAGGGGCTGGTGGATCGCCTGGGCCCCTACCCGTTCAAGATCTCGCGCGACCGCGTCACCGTGGAGGAGGCACCGGTCGGGATGCCGCCGGGCGGCCACGCGCTGCTCGACGGGCCGAACATGATTACGCCGTCCGACTTCGACGGCTGGGTGCAGGAGCGCGGGCTCTACTTCGCGAATCCGTGGGACGCGAAGTACGAGACCCCGCTGGCCTGCCACGATCCCGGCGAGCCCGACCGCGCCGGGGGATTGCTCTATGCGCGCTACGGCAAGGGCGTGTTCATGTACTCCGCATACGCCTGGTTCCGGGAGCTTCCGGCGGGCGTGCCCGGCGCGCTGAAACTGTTCGCCAACCAGGTCTCGGCGGGACGCGCGGCGAAGCGATGAGCGGAGAGCATCGGGACGATACTCCCCCGTTCGGACGCAGCTGGGGCGTGCTGTACGCCGCGGTGCTGGTCATCCTGGCGCTGTGGATCGCGGCCTTCACGGTCTTCACGCGGGTATTCCAGTGATGCCGGTCGGCACCGAATCCGCGCGGGCCTCCCGGTGATGCCGGTCGGCACCGAATCCGCCCGGGCCTCCCGGTGATGCCGGTCGGCACCGAATCCGCGCGTGGCCTGCCCGTGATCCCGGCCCCGCCCGCCGCCACGACGGGAATTGCAGCATGAAGCCCCTCGACTGGTGGGTGCTGTGCGCCGCCCTCGCGGCCATGGTGCTCTACGGGTTGTGGCGCGGGCGCGGCACGCGCGACCTGGGAGGCTACCTGGTCGCCGGGCGGCGCATGCGCTGGCCCACGGTGGCGCTGAGCATCATGGCCACCCAGGCCAGCGCGATCACCTTCCTTTCCACCCCCGGCCAGGGCTACGCGGACGGAATGCGCTTCGTGCAGTTCTACTTCGGGCTGCCGATCGCCATGGTCCTGCTGTGCGTGACCTTCGTGCCGGCCTACCGGCGCCTGAACGTGTTCACTGCCTACCAGTACCTGGAAGATCGCTTCGACCCCAAGACCCGCTCGCTCGCCGCAGGGCTGTTCCTGCTCCAGCGCGGGCTTGCGGCGGGGATCACCATCTACGCCCCCGCCCTGATCCTCTCCGTGGCCCTGGGCTGGGACGTGCGCTGGACCATCCTGCTCATCGGCTCGCTGGTGGTGGCCTACAGCACCTTCGGCGGGACCCGCGCGGTGGGACACACCCACGTGCTGCAGATGGCCATCATCTGGGGCGGGATGTTCACCGCCTGCGCACTGGTGCTGCGCTCCCTCCCGCCCGATGTGTCGCTCCCCGAGGCCATGCGTGCCACCGGTGCCCTGGGCAAGCTGCGGGCGGTGGACTTCTCCTTCGATCCCAACAACCGCTACAACGTGTGGTCCGGGCTGATCGGGGGGCTGTTCGTGGCGCTGTCCTACTTCGGCACCGACCAGTCACAGGTGACCCGCTATCTCTCCGGTCAGTCCGTTCGCCAGGGCCGCATCGGACTGCTGGTGAACGGCCTGGTGAAGGTGCCGATGCAGTTCGGGATCCTGTTCCTGGGCACGCTGGTGTTCGCGTTCTACCTGTTCGTCGCACCCCCGCTGTGTTTCAACCCGGTGGAGACGGCCCGGGTGCGCGCGGGGGCGCTGGGCGCGGAGTACCGGACCGTGGAGTCGGCGCACGCCACGGCGGCTGCGGTGCGCGCGGGCCGGGCACGCGAACTGATCGCGGCCCAGCGCTCGGGTCTCCCCTCCCGCGTGGGAGAGGCCCGAATCGCGCTGCGACGCGCCGAAGCCGACCTGCAGGCGCTTCGCGGGAGGGGCGCGGCGCTGATCAGGCGCTCCGACCCGGCGGCGCAGGCCGGGGACACCAACTACATCTTCCTCACCTTCGTGCTGCGCTTCCTGCCCGCGGGCGTGGTGGGCCTGGTGCTGGCGGCGGTGTTTGCCGCGTCCATGTCCTCCACCTCCTCGGAGCTGAGCTCGCTGGCGTCCACGTCCATGGTGGACGTGTACAAGCGCTGGATCCGGCCCGGCCCCGAGATGGCCGGGGACGTCGCAGTCTCACGTCTGCTGATGCTGGGCTGGGGCGCGTTCGCCGTGGGCTTCGCGCAGTTCGCCGACCGGCTGGGCTCGCTGATCGAGGCCGTCAACATCCTGGGCTCGCTCTTCTACGGCACCATCCTGGGGATCTTCCTGGTGGCCTTCCACGTGAAGCGCGTCGGGGGCACCGCGGTGTTCTGGGCGGCGCTCGCGGCGGAGGCGGCGGTGATTTTGTGCTTCCGGTTCACGAAGATCTCGTGGCTCTGGTACAACGTGGTGGGCTGCCTGCTGGTGATCGGGCTGGGGGTGGTCGTGCAGACCTTGATGGGGCGGTCGGGGCGGGAGCGCGCAGCGTCTTCACCGTGACATGGCTCCATGGTATCATCTGGCTCTTGGGAGTCGCGCTGGGTCGCGTTTCTCGGCCCGGAGGACGGTTGCCGCCGTGCGGGGCTCTTCCAGCTCGCCGGCCAGGAGGGGCCATGATCCGATGCCGCCCCGGCATTCGCCAACTGACTGTGGTGCTCCTCACTTGCTTGGTGTCCGAAGGCCACGCTGCGCCACTCCTCGCCGCGGCGTGGACACCGCTCAGCCCGCCGAAACCCTGCCAGGGCGGCAACTGCTACGATTCGATGCGCGACCGGATGCTTCTCTACGACGGGAGCGACAATGGCGCCTGGGCCCTGCCGTTCACCTTGCCCACGGGCTGGCAGAGGATCGCTCCGGCGGGACAGTCACCCCCGCCGCGTACGGGCGCTGCAGTCATCTACGATGCAGGCAATGACCGCATCGTGATCTTCGGCGGCTATGCTGCGGGGCTTCTCAATGATGCATGGGCGCTCACGCTCTCCGGCCCCGGCAGCCCCGCCTGGACCCGATTGGAGCCGGACGGAACACCGCCTGCCGCGCGGCAGTATGCCAGCGCCATGTGCGATGCTGCCGGGGGCCGAATGGTCGTTTTCGGTGGTAGTGGAGCGCACGGCTTACTCAATGATACATGGGTGCTCACCCTGCCCGCCTCGGGCACGCCGACCTGGACGCAGCTTGCGCCCGCGGGGGTTCCTCCCGCGCCCCGGTACTCCCCCGCCACAGCTTCGGACGGAACTTCCCTCTTTCTTCACGGAGGCGGGGACGCTGTCTACACCGATACCTGGAAGCTCTCCCTGGGCGCCTCGCCGGCATGGACGCAGATATTCCCTTCAGGCACACCGCCGGCCGAGATCTACGTGCAAGCCATGGTCTACGATCCGTCCGACACCAGCCTGATCTACTTCGCGGGAACCAATAGGCGATTGTCGCTCAACGGATCGCCTGAGTGGCACGCCCTGGAATTCTCCGGTACAGGAGGCGGGACCTTCAATTTCGATCCAGTCCTGAGTCCCCTCACACGCACGGTCTGGGCGGCTGCGGGGCTGACCATCTCCCCGTGCAATTCCGCGGGAACGTGTATCGGAAACGTCTCGCGCCTGGACCTGGCCACAGGGCATTACTCGAACCCGATCCCGGACGCGCGGTCGGGGCATGCCGCGGTATTCGATGGACGCCGTGACCGGATGCTCCTCTTCGGGGGCGCCGGGATGTTCTCGGAGGACAGCGCGGGTGTCTACTGGGCGTACTCGCCGGGCACGGCCACATGGAGCAGGCACCGTGCGGCAGGTGGCCCGCCCTCTTTTCATGGCTGCTTCATGGATGGGGCGGGAGATCGCGTGCTGGTGGTTTCGCGGGACGTGCTCTGGTCTTTGCCCCTCTCCGGCACAGGGGACGGCGTGTGGTCGGCGCAGGCCACGATGGGAGCGGAAGCCGGCACCGCCGCAGGCTTCTTCAATGCGGCCTTCGACCCTGCCGGAAGGCGCGTGCTGGCCTTCAGCGGGGAGGTCGGCAACACCGACACGTGGGCTCTGGGCCTCTCCGACCCGCCAGCATGGAGCCTGATCAACCCCGCGGATAGCGTTCCGCAGGCGCGATGGGCCGCCTCGACGATCTTCGATCTGCGTCGCAATCGCCTGGTGGTTTTTGGAGGCAGATACAGCACGTACGGGGGCTGGGGCAGCTCCAGCGAACTAAACGATGCGTGGGGGCTGGACCCTGCTACAGGACGATGGACGCGACTGGCAAACAACCTGGAGCCGCGACCCCTGGCACGGGAGGGAGCAGCGGCAGTGTACGACTCTCTGGGCGACCGCATGGTCGTCTTCGGCGGGTTCAACAACATCACCCAGTTCGGCATCTACCTGGGCGACGTGTGGGCCCTCAACCTCGGCGCCGCCTCCTGGCAGAAGCTGGAGGCTGGCTACAGCGGGCCTACGCAGGGCCGGGGCTCGACCATGGCGCTGGATGGTCAGCGTCGGCGCGCAATCATCTTCGGCGGCACCGACGACTACTGCGTGGCGCAGAATGAACTGTGGGGGCTCGACTTGGCGCTGGAGATTCCGATCGACGTCGAAGCTGTGAGACGAATCGCCCCTGGCGGGCTGGAGCCTCCCGGCCCCAACCCCTCCTTCGGGATCTCCAGTATCGCTTTCACCTTGGCTCGCCCAGGGCGGGCCCGACTGTTGGTGCTCGATGTGTCGGGGGCCATCGTGCGTGTGCTGCACGATGGCCCCTCGCCGTCCGGTCGCAGCGGGGTCGAATGGGACGGTCGCGACGGAAACGGCCGGGTGACCCCCTCAGGCGCCTACTTCCTGCGCCTGGAGTCGGGCGAAGGCGTATCCAGTCGGAGACTGATGCGGATCAGGTAGCCCGGGACCGGGCCGCGCCTACTTCCCCTTCCACTCCGCGATCGACTTCTCCAGCGCGGAAGTGTTGGCCCGCGTCTCGCCCGCCTTCAGCGTGCGGGCCTTCTCCTCCTGGACCGCCTTCTCGCCCAGCGCGACCGCTTCCGCTTTCTTGCCGGCCTTGGCCAGCACGCGCGCCTTGAGTCCCTGGTTGCCCAGCGTCGCCTTCACGGCCAGGGACTTCTCCAGCCAGGCGTTCATCTCCTCGGCGCTGCCCACGTTGTTGTCGAAGCAGTAACGCGCGGCCTGGTAGGGCGTGCTCCAGTCGTCCGCCTTGGCCTCGGCCACCGCGGCACGGAACTTCTCCGGCAGGAGCCTGTCGGTGTCCACGCCGATGTTGCAGGACACGCGCAGCTTCTCCCAGCGGACCGAGAGGCGCGCGGACTTCGCGGACAACGAGTCGAACTCGAAGTCCATCCACTCGGTGAACTCGGCCGCCTCGGGCTTCGCCTGCACCCGCAGCGCGTCCTCCGAGGGGTTGTACGCGTAGGCGCCCCACAGGTCCTTCTGCCGGCTGAAGATGATGGACCACGTCTCCCTGCCGGGCATGGTGAAGAAGCTGTACTTGCCCGCGGGCAGCGGCTGGCCGTTGATGGTCACCGGGTCGGTGAAGGTGATGCTGGTGGCGTCGTTGGCGCCGGTGCGCCAGGTGGTGTCGTAGGGCACCACGCCGCCCCAGATCACGCGGCCCTTCACCCCGGGGCGCGAGAAGGTGAGCGTGACATCGGTCACGCCGATGGTCTGCACCAGGGTCGCGTCGGGGCTGATGCGCGGGGTCCGCACGGCCGCACCCGCGGCCGGCACGAGCAGTGCCGCCGCCAGGAAGACGGTTGTGGCGACACGGGAGACGAGGGCTGGGATCTTCATGGCATTACCTCCTGTGGCTGCCGGGGAGCACGGACTATGCCCGCTCCTCGAACACCCGGGCGAGCTCGACGATCACTTCCACGGCCTTTTCCATGTCCTGGACCGAAATCCACTCCAGTCGCGAGTGGAAGTTATGCTCCCCGGCGAAGATGTTGGGTGTGGGCAGGCCCATGAACGAAAGCCTCGAGCCGTCCGTGCCGCCGCGGATGGCGGTCTCGCACAGTTTCAGCCCCGCGCGGCGCACCGCCTCGCGGGCGTTCTCCACCACCTGCGGGTGCTGGTCCAGCACTTCCTTCATGTTGCGGTAGGACTCATCCACCTTCACCGACACGCGGGCCCCGGGCCAGGCGGCCACCGTCTCGCGGGCCAGCTTTTCGAGGAACTCCTCCTTCACCTTGAGCTCCGCGGTGGCGAAGTCGCGGATCAGGAACTTCACGGAAGTGCGGTCCACCGAGGCGTCCACCACGTAGGGGTGGACGAAGCCCACGCGATCGGCGGTGGTCTCCGGGGAGAGCTTGTCCTTGGGCAGACGGTGAATGAAGTCGGCGGCGATCTTGATGGAGTTGATCATCTTCCCGGTGGCCAGCCCCGGGTGGGTGTTGAACCCCTGGAAGGTGATGGTCATGGAGTCGGCGGAGAAGGTCTCGCACTGGATGTGCCCCACCGTCTCGCCATCCATGGTGTAGGCGCAGGAGGCGCCGAACTTCTTCACGTCGAAGAACTTCGTTCCGCCGCCCACCTCCTCGTCCGGGGTGAACCCCACGCGGATCGCGCCGTGCGGGATCTCCGGGTGCTGCACCAGGTACTCGGCCGCGGCGATGACCTCCGCGCAGCCGGCCTTGTTGTCCGCGCCCAGCAGCGTGGTGCCGGAGGCGGTGACGATGTCGTTGCCGACCTGCCTGCCCAGCTCGGCGATGTCCGCGGGGCGCAG encodes the following:
- a CDS encoding PIG-L family deacetylase, producing MRRVTFRLLLPAVLVLALSGVSQSPACADARPRDIMDAAELRLALSKLRVVGSVLFVAAHPDDENTALLAYLSRERKMRTGYLSCTRGDGGQNLLGTETGSLLGVIRTQELLAARRVDGAEQFFTRAVDFGYSKSPEETLRIWGHDSVLADMVWVIRTFRPDVIIARFPATGEGGHGHHTASGILTGEAFEAAADPSRFPDQLRFTGAWRAKRLFWNAWTPGSRDKADLREARYLSLDVGAYSPLLGKSYSEIAAESRSQHKSQGFGSAERRGSLPVSFYPLAGDTASARDILDGVDLTWKRIPGGDAVDAALADAERAFDPAKPAAALPALLRARAAMGRLPSEPLVDAKRRELLEVIRSCAGLWLEAVATESEVPAGESFTVRVSALNRSEFPLKLERVEALSGADTLTLVTGSAALGAPLAFNRPAQLEERIALPAAAAHSEPYWLGEAPSPGLFHVGDPRKIGSPENLPAVTLGLVLSAGADTLNFPVPVVYRWTDPVAGERYRPFSIVPRVTLRLDRGVYVFPDRDPREVRVTARDAGRGSAGRVSLALPSGWKSDPASVEVKLSKLAPEQECLFTVTPNGTPASGALGAVLESPAGRETHGRVVIDYPHIPTQVVFPQAEARFVRLDLATAGSSVAYIMGSGDQVPEVLSQLGYRVSLLSDADVETGDLSVFDAVVTGVRAYNTRPRLRILQPRLLEYVRQGGTLLVQYCTADEGLVDRLGPYPFKISRDRVTVEEAPVGMPPGGHALLDGPNMITPSDFDGWVQERGLYFANPWDAKYETPLACHDPGEPDRAGGLLYARYGKGVFMYSAYAWFRELPAGVPGALKLFANQVSAGRAAKR
- a CDS encoding sodium:solute symporter produces the protein MKPLDWWVLCAALAAMVLYGLWRGRGTRDLGGYLVAGRRMRWPTVALSIMATQASAITFLSTPGQGYADGMRFVQFYFGLPIAMVLLCVTFVPAYRRLNVFTAYQYLEDRFDPKTRSLAAGLFLLQRGLAAGITIYAPALILSVALGWDVRWTILLIGSLVVAYSTFGGTRAVGHTHVLQMAIIWGGMFTACALVLRSLPPDVSLPEAMRATGALGKLRAVDFSFDPNNRYNVWSGLIGGLFVALSYFGTDQSQVTRYLSGQSVRQGRIGLLVNGLVKVPMQFGILFLGTLVFAFYLFVAPPLCFNPVETARVRAGALGAEYRTVESAHATAAAVRAGRARELIAAQRSGLPSRVGEARIALRRAEADLQALRGRGAALIRRSDPAAQAGDTNYIFLTFVLRFLPAGVVGLVLAAVFAASMSSTSSELSSLASTSMVDVYKRWIRPGPEMAGDVAVSRLLMLGWGAFAVGFAQFADRLGSLIEAVNILGSLFYGTILGIFLVAFHVKRVGGTAVFWAALAAEAAVILCFRFTKISWLWYNVVGCLLVIGLGVVVQTLMGRSGRERAASSP
- a CDS encoding DUF2911 domain-containing protein gives rise to the protein MKIPALVSRVATTVFLAAALLVPAAGAAVRTPRISPDATLVQTIGVTDVTLTFSRPGVKGRVIWGGVVPYDTTWRTGANDATSITFTDPVTINGQPLPAGKYSFFTMPGRETWSIIFSRQKDLWGAYAYNPSEDALRVQAKPEAAEFTEWMDFEFDSLSAKSARLSVRWEKLRVSCNIGVDTDRLLPEKFRAAVAEAKADDWSTPYQAARYCFDNNVGSAEEMNAWLEKSLAVKATLGNQGLKARVLAKAGKKAEAVALGEKAVQEEKARTLKAGETRANTSALEKSIAEWKGK
- the pepT gene encoding peptidase T — encoded protein: MNSSVLERFLRYVTYDTQSDENSTTYPSTAKQLVLLDLLVEELRAIGLKDAIRDEHGYVFATVPATTKKPNVPVVGFIAHVDTSPESSGAGVKSIVHRKWDGRDIVLPDEPGTVLRPADIAELGRQVGNDIVTASGTTLLGADNKAGCAEVIAAAEYLVQHPEIPHGAIRVGFTPDEEVGGGTKFFDVKKFGASCAYTMDGETVGHIQCETFSADSMTITFQGFNTHPGLATGKMINSIKIAADFIHRLPKDKLSPETTADRVGFVHPYVVDASVDRTSVKFLIRDFATAELKVKEEFLEKLARETVAAWPGARVSVKVDESYRNMKEVLDQHPQVVENAREAVRRAGLKLCETAIRGGTDGSRLSFMGLPTPNIFAGEHNFHSRLEWISVQDMEKAVEVIVELARVFEERA